The following are encoded in a window of Prevotella melaninogenica genomic DNA:
- a CDS encoding IS110 family transposase, with amino-acid sequence MKKVLIGIDFSKEKFDVAIIVKSTSMQVHAVFDNKVSGYRKMIKWIKSVVEEKTCSSWLFCGETTGGYSRMMSDWLYAQGYDVWIENALTIKRTFPLKRIKNDAVDAFMIAEYALRFEDKAQLYEPLSPALSGLRELFLCRHHLVRHRYSFQVRRIEKRFTQEKSPIKNTISQSARHIITEINKEIAKCDEKIKEYIESDDQLYSIFAIVTSMPGVGTINAVSLMVYTNNFTRVRIQPKKDCLLLWYSTFWT; translated from the coding sequence ATGAAGAAAGTTTTAATTGGCATTGATTTCTCAAAAGAAAAATTCGATGTAGCTATTATCGTTAAGTCTACATCTATGCAAGTGCATGCAGTGTTCGACAATAAAGTGAGTGGTTATCGTAAGATGATTAAGTGGATTAAGTCTGTGGTTGAGGAAAAAACATGCTCCTCTTGGTTGTTCTGTGGCGAAACTACGGGTGGATACAGCCGTATGATGAGCGACTGGCTATATGCTCAGGGGTATGACGTGTGGATAGAGAATGCACTAACCATCAAACGCACATTCCCTTTGAAGCGTATAAAGAATGATGCTGTTGACGCATTTATGATTGCTGAGTATGCTCTCCGCTTTGAGGATAAGGCGCAGTTATATGAACCCTTAAGCCCTGCTTTGAGTGGATTACGGGAACTTTTCTTGTGTCGTCATCACCTTGTACGTCACAGGTACAGCTTTCAAGTAAGACGAATTGAGAAACGTTTTACACAAGAGAAATCGCCTATCAAGAATACTATATCTCAGAGTGCCAGACATATCATTACAGAGATAAATAAGGAAATAGCCAAGTGTGATGAAAAGATAAAGGAATATATCGAATCAGATGACCAACTCTATAGTATTTTTGCCATTGTCACATCTATGCCTGGTGTTGGGACTATCAACGCTGTCAGTTTAATGGTATATACGAACAACTTTACGCGAGTTCGCATACAACCCAAGAAAGATTGCTTGCTACTATGGTATAGCACCTTTTGGACGTGA
- the groL gene encoding chaperonin GroEL (60 kDa chaperone family; promotes refolding of misfolded polypeptides especially under stressful conditions; forms two stacked rings of heptamers to form a barrel-shaped 14mer; ends can be capped by GroES; misfolded proteins enter the barrel where they are refolded when GroES binds) — protein sequence MAKEIKFNSDARELLKSGVDQLANAVKVTLGPKGRNVVIGKKFGAPQITKDGVTVAKEVELEDNFENAGAQLVKSVASKTGDDAGDGTTTATILTQAIVTEGLKNVTAGANPMDLKRGIDKAVAKVVDHIKASAEVVGDNYDKIEQVATVSANNDPEIGKLLADAMRKVSKDGVITIEESKTRETSIGVVEGMQFDRGYLSGYFVTDTDKMECDMENPYILIYDKKISNVKDFLPILQPAAESGRPLLVIAEDVDSEALTTLVVNRLRAGLKICAVKAPGFGDRRKAMLEDIAVLTGGVVISEEKGLSLDKATLEMLGTAKKVTISKDNTTIVDGAGEKEAIKDRVAQIKNEIAASTSSYDKEKLQERLAKLSGGVAVLYVGANSEVEMKEKKDRVDDALCATRAAMEEGVVVGGGTTYIRAQEALKDLKGENADEQTGINIVCRAIEEPLRQIIANAGGEGAVVVNKVREGKGDYGYNARKDVYEDLRAAGVIDPAKVSRVALENAASIAGMFLTTECLIVDKVEDTPAMPAAPGMGGMM from the coding sequence ATGGCAAAAGAGATAAAATTCAATTCAGATGCACGTGAACTCTTGAAGAGTGGTGTTGATCAGTTGGCAAATGCAGTGAAGGTAACACTCGGCCCTAAGGGGCGTAATGTTGTTATCGGTAAGAAGTTTGGTGCTCCACAGATTACTAAGGACGGTGTTACCGTGGCTAAGGAGGTAGAGCTTGAGGATAACTTTGAGAATGCAGGTGCACAGCTTGTTAAGAGTGTTGCAAGCAAGACTGGTGATGATGCTGGTGATGGTACAACAACAGCAACTATCCTCACACAGGCTATTGTTACTGAAGGATTGAAGAATGTTACAGCAGGTGCAAACCCAATGGACCTTAAGCGTGGTATCGACAAGGCTGTAGCTAAGGTTGTTGATCATATTAAGGCTTCTGCAGAGGTAGTTGGTGACAACTATGACAAGATTGAGCAGGTAGCTACTGTAAGTGCTAACAACGACCCTGAAATTGGTAAGTTGCTCGCAGATGCTATGCGTAAGGTGTCTAAGGATGGTGTTATCACTATCGAAGAGAGCAAGACTCGTGAGACAAGTATCGGTGTTGTTGAGGGTATGCAGTTCGATCGTGGTTACCTCTCTGGTTACTTCGTAACAGATACAGATAAGATGGAGTGTGATATGGAGAACCCATATATTCTCATCTACGATAAGAAGATTTCAAACGTTAAGGACTTCCTTCCAATCCTCCAGCCAGCAGCTGAGAGTGGTCGTCCATTGTTGGTAATTGCTGAGGATGTAGATTCAGAGGCTTTGACAACATTGGTTGTAAACCGTCTTCGTGCAGGTTTGAAGATTTGTGCTGTTAAGGCTCCAGGCTTTGGCGACCGTCGCAAAGCAATGCTTGAGGATATCGCAGTATTGACAGGTGGTGTAGTTATCAGCGAGGAGAAGGGCCTTTCACTTGATAAGGCAACTCTTGAGATGTTGGGTACAGCTAAGAAGGTTACCATTTCTAAGGACAATACAACAATCGTTGATGGTGCTGGTGAGAAGGAAGCAATCAAGGATCGTGTGGCTCAAATTAAGAACGAGATTGCAGCTTCAACAAGCTCATACGATAAGGAGAAGTTGCAGGAGCGCTTGGCTAAGCTCTCTGGTGGTGTAGCTGTTCTCTATGTTGGTGCTAACTCTGAGGTAGAAATGAAGGAGAAGAAGGATCGTGTTGACGATGCTCTTTGCGCTACTCGTGCTGCAATGGAGGAGGGTGTAGTTGTTGGTGGTGGTACCACATACATCCGTGCTCAGGAGGCATTGAAGGACCTTAAGGGTGAGAATGCTGACGAGCAGACAGGTATCAATATTGTTTGTCGTGCTATTGAGGAGCCTCTCCGTCAGATTATCGCTAATGCAGGTGGTGAAGGTGCTGTTGTAGTAAATAAGGTTCGTGAGGGTAAGGGTGACTATGGTTACAATGCTCGTAAGGATGTTTATGAGGACCTTCGTGCTGCAGGTGTTATCGACCCAGCTAAGGTTTCTCGTGTTGCACTTGAGAATGCAGCTTCAATCGCAGGTATGTTCCTGACAACTGAGTGTCTTATTGTAGACAAGGTTGAGGATACACCAGCTATGCCAGCTGCTCCTGGAATGGGCGGTATGATGTAA
- a CDS encoding transposase, which produces MRTTLREFAYNPRKIACYYGIAPFGRDSGTSVHTDPRVGFIANKMLKSLLTQAALAAVRTCPQIAKYYQRLIERGKKPMVALNNVKNKMIAIITAMVRNGCMYQSDNICVATQSVNVK; this is translated from the coding sequence ATACGAACAACTTTACGCGAGTTCGCATACAACCCAAGAAAGATTGCTTGCTACTATGGTATAGCACCTTTTGGACGTGATTCTGGCACAAGCGTACACACTGATCCACGAGTGGGCTTTATAGCTAATAAGATGCTCAAATCGCTCCTCACACAGGCTGCATTAGCCGCTGTACGAACTTGTCCACAGATTGCAAAGTATTATCAAAGGCTTATAGAACGAGGAAAGAAACCGATGGTTGCACTGAATAATGTCAAGAATAAGATGATTGCCATTATAACAGCAATGGTCAGAAATGGTTGCATGTATCAATCTGACAACATCTGCGTGGCAACGCAAAGTGTAAATGTTAAATAA